The Asticcacaulis excentricus CB 48 genomic sequence ACCCTGCGCGATACGCTTCAGGTGCTGGGCCATGAAATCATGAACTCCCTGACGCCCATCTCGTCGCTGGCCGACATCGCGCGGGACTATCTCAGCCCGATGTCAGGCGAAGCCGCCGACCACGCGCGCGACGCCCTCACCACCCTGTCGCGCCGTTCGGCCAGCCTGACCCGCTTTATCGACGCCTATCGCGCGCTGGCCCGCTTACCCGCGCCGCAGTTGCAGCCGGTGCATCCCGGCCGTCTGGTCGAGGATGTGCTCAGCTTTTTCACGCGAAATCCCGCCATGGCCGATATCCGCTTTGACCTTGAGATCGAGACCGGCGTGCCCTGGGTGGCGCTGGATGAGGCGCAGGTGGGTCAGGCCCTGATCAATATCATCACCAATGCCGTCGAAGCCACCGAGTCCAATACCGGTCTGCGTCAGGTCAGTCTTCAGGTCTCCCACACGCCTCACGATGTGGTCATTCGCATCGCGGACAATGGCGAAGGCATTGCCGAAAGCGTGCGCGCCGGACTGTTCATGACCTTCACCACCACAAAGCCGCACGGGTCCGGCACGGGCCTCAACCTGGCCCGTCAGATCGCGCTGGCGCACGGCGGCAATCTCGGTTTGCTCGATGAGCCGTCCGCCTCTACGGTGTTTGCCTTCACCTTCCCGGTCACCGGATAGACCCCATGCCGCTGATCCAGCTCTCGCACATCCATCATACCTATGCCGAAAATGCGCGCCCGGTGAACGCCCTGCGCGGTGTCAGTCTGGACATCGAAGCGGGTGAATTTGTCGCCATTGTCGGGCCGTCGGGCAGCGGGAAATCCACCCTGCTCAATATTATCGGCACGCTGGAAAGCCCCAGTCAGGGCGAATATCGCTTTGACGGCCAGTCCGTCGCCGAGATGTCGGGCCGTGAACGGGCTCAGTTGCGGGCCTCACGCATCGGCTTCGTCTTCCAGAACTTCAACCTGATCGACCACCTGACGGTGTTTGAAAACATCCGGCTGGGGCTGCGCTATCGGCGGGATCATCTGAAAAACGAAAACGAACGGATACTGAGCGCCATGGACAAGGTCGGTCTGGCGCACCGGGCCGACCATCTGCCGCGCGAATTGTCAGGCGGGCAGCAGCAGCGCTGCGCCATTGCCCGCGCCATCGTGGGCGACCCGCAGATCGTGCTTGCCGACGAACCGACGGGCAGTCTGGACTCGCAAAATGCCGCTCAGGTTCTGGGTATTCTGGCGGAACTCAATAGCCGTGGCACAACACTGGTCATCGTGACGCACGCCCCACGTCAGGCCGACCGCGCCGGACGGGTGGTCGAAATGCACGATGGCAGCATCCATCTTTCGACCCGGCGTCTGGCATGAGGCAGGCCCAACGCGACTTCGGCTATGTGTTGCGCAGCGTGACGCGGCGCTGGGGCGTCTATGCCCTGATGATCGCCGGAACGGGCCTCGCGCTGACCCTGACCCTGATCGTCGGCCTGTTTATCCGCAGCGAGCTGAGTTTCGATCGCTTTATCGGCGATTCCGACCGCGTCTATCTGGTGTCGGCCCTTTACGGGCTGGAAAACAAGCCTCTGGTGGGCAGCGACATTACCCCCGCTGGCGTGGCCCGCTGGATGCGAGCAGATATGCCCGAAGCCCGGCAGGTGACGCGTCTGTCACCGGTAGAATGGTCTTTCACCACGCCGCGGCGCATTGCGCGTGAGCGCTTTTTCTGGGCCGAGCCCAACCTGTTCGAGGTGCTCAATCTGCCTGTCGTTGTGGGCGATGTGAAAACCGCACTCAGAGAGCCGGGCAGCGTCGTACTGACGCAACGTCTGGCAAGCGCCTATTTCGGCACACAAAATCCTCTGGGGCAAACCCTGACTACGCGCTATAATCTAAAGCTTAGGGTCACGGCCGTACTGAAGGATTTTCCGGCCAATACGCATATGGACCGGGAGGTATTCGTCGCTGCGGCTACGCCCTACAGCGTGCTGTCGCTGCATGACGCAAACCCCAGCTATCTCTGGGGTATCTGCTATACCTATGTGAAGATGGCCCCCGGCGTGCGACCGGAGACGGCAGCTCCAACCCTCAGACAACTCACACACCAGAACTGGCAGGGACCAAACAACATCCCCGTCAGTTACGAGCTGATTGCCCTCAAAGACCTGCACCTGCACGAGCGCGGCGACCTTCAGATGAAGGCGCGCGGACACGTGGATACGCTTGCGGCCCTGTCGCTGGTTGCAGCGGTCATCCTGCTGATTGCCTGTGCCAACTATGCGGGGCTTGTGCTGGCGGAAACCGATGAGCGCGGGGCCGAAATGGCTTTGTTGTCGGCACTGGGGGCCGGTCGGGCGCAGCTTCTGGCCACCGTCTTACGCGAAAGCCTGATCGTGCACCTGATCAGCCTTCTGGTGGCGCTGGCCCTGACCGAACGCCTTTTGCCCTATCTGAATCATAGCCTTAATCTGGACCTGAAGCTGTGGACCTCCCCGCTAATCCTGATAGCGATTATGGCGCTTATCACCACTGCCCTTGCCGTGCTGTCGGCTCTGCTGCCGGCGATTATCGTCACCGCCCCTTCGGCGGTGCGCCGGGCCCGCCTGCGGACACGTCCGCCGCAAAGGTGGCGTGGGTGGATCATCGCGCAGTTCACACTGGTCATCAGCCTGCTGATCGCCGCACAGGTCGTCTCGCGGCAATGGGACTATGCCCTTTACAACGCGCCGGGGTTTGACGGAGATCATCTGTACATTGTGCCTCTCAACGACAATCCCTGGATAAACAGGGCCTTTCTCAACGACATTGAGCAGATGGAGGGCGTGGCGGGCGTCGCTCAGGCCTTTGGGGCACCGACGTCCAATTTCGTGCGCCCGGCCTTGGTGAAAGGCAAGGACGGGCGGGTTCTATCCTTTACCCGAAACTCGGTTTCGCCTGACTTTTTCGATGTTTATGGCATTAAACTAAGTGCCGGACGCGGCTTGGGCGGCACGTTTACCGAGGTGGTGGCGCCGAAGGAGGTTCTGATTAATCAGACCGCTGTGCCTGCTCTGGGCTTCGCGTCCGCTCAGGAGGCGCTAGGGCAAACGCTCGAATACGAAACCGACCGCACGCATATGCGGTCGCGTATTATCGGTGTGGTGCCGGATATCCGCTTTTCTACCGTTCATTATGCCGTCCCCCCCATGATGTTTGACGGCTTCGACCGGTTTTTCACGCATTTCAGCATCCGCGTCAAACCTGAGGGCGAGGCCGAAACCCTGAGACAGATTGATCAGGTGTGGCTGCGTCACACGGTGGGGACCGAACCCATTGCCCGGCAAGCGTTCCGGGACTATCTGACCTCGCAATATCACGACCTGCATCAGCAGGTGGCCGTAAGCCGCCTTGTCGCCGCCGCCGCCATTGTCCTCTCGGCTCTGGGGCTGATGGGGCTATGCGTCTTCCTGACCCGCCATCAGAACCGGGAACTGGCGATCCGTAAGGCTTTGGGGGCGCATTTCGGCGATCTTCTGAGGCAGCGCCTCAGACCCTTCTGGCTGCCCCTGCTGATCGCCAATATCGCAGCCTGGCCGCTGGCCGGGTTCGTCCTGCAAAAGTGGCTGGGGACGTTCGCGGCGCATGTGCCCCTGACGCCCCTGCCCTTTGTGCTGGCCAGTCTGGCGACCAGTGCCTGCGCCGGAGGGGCCATTCTTCTGCACGCCGTATGGTCAAACCGTAGCGTCAGGACGTCCCTTCTGCGTCAGGATGCCTAGAGATTGCGCTCTTGAGCCTTGGCCCCAAGGCTCTACGGCACCGCCTTTACCTGACGCGCAGCAAACCGCTGGCCCGCAAGGGTGACTTTGACCCGTGTGCGAATATCATCCGACGCGGCCCCCAGTTGCACCTCATAGGTCCCCGGCGCGATCACCCATTCGGATGTGGCCTCGTCATAGACGGCCAGAAGCCGCGGATCGACCGTGAGGCTGACCGTCTGCGACTGCCCTTTCGACAGTGACAGCTTGCGGAATCCGACCAGACGACGCGGCGCCTCCCAGCCGGCGCTTTTCGGAGCCGCCACATAAACCTGCCCCACCGCCTTGCCTTCGCGTGCGCCCGTATTGGAAAGCGTGAAGTCAATCGCCAGCCGCTCCCCGGCTCCCGCGACCGCCTGCGCCTTAAGCCCGTCCATGCGGAAGGTCGTGTAGCTCAGCCCCTGCCCGAAGGCAAAGAGCGGCGTGTAGCCTTTCAGATCAAACCACTTATAGCCCACCGCCGCGCCTTCCGTATACCGCACGGTGAAGCTGGAATTGGGCGGCAGGTCACCGCCCGGCAGGTCCTGATGGACAAATTGCGCCTCCGACGCCGGGAAGGTCAGGGGCAGGTGCCCCGACGGATTGACCTTACCGCTCAGGACACGGGCGATCGCCGCACCGCCGCGCGCACCGGGATAGAAGGCGCTCAGAATGGCGCGCACCTCGTCCTTCCACGGCATGAAGACGGGACCGCCGCTTTCGACAACGACGACGGTGTTGGGGTTGGCCTTGGCCACCGCGCGCACCAGTTCATCCTGCTGACCGTTCAGATCGAGAGAGACGTCAAAGCCTTCGCCCGCCCACTGATGGACGAACACAATCACCACATCGGCCGACCGCGCCGCGCGGGCCGCCGCGTTCAGATCGTCCCCGGAGAGGTAGCTGATCCGGGCTTTCGGCAGTTGCGCCTGCAAGGCCTTGAGCGGTGATGAGGGCTGCCAGACCACCGGCCCCGGCCAGCCCTTGGGTTCGAGGCCCGTCACCGCATTGCCGCCTACGGGTGAGACGCTGGAGGAACCCCCACCGGCCAGCACGCCCTTATCCGCGTAGGAACCGACCAGCAGAATTTGCTTGCGACCCGACAGGGGCAACAGGGCCTTGTCGTTTTTCAGAAGCACCAGCGAGTCTTCGGCGGCGGTTTGCGCAACCCTGTGGTGGGCTTCGAAATCGATCTCGCCCTTGGCGACCGGGTTGGCCATCACGCCCTTGTCGATCAGGGCCCACAGGATGCGCCGGACCATGTCATCCAGACGGCTGGCCGGAACCGAACCATCCAAAAGCGCCCTCTTCAGTCCCTCCCCAAAATAGGCCTGCTTGTCAAAGGGGAAGCCGGATTGCTGATCCAGACCGGCATTGGCCGCCTGCACCGTCGAATGCACCGCCCCCCAGTCCGACATGACATAGCCCTTGTAGCCCCAGTCCCGCTTGAGCGTATCCGTCAGCAGGGCCTCGTTCTCACAGGCATGGACGTCGTTGATCTTGTTATAAGAACACATGACCGAGCCCGGACTGGAGCGCTCAATAGCCAGCTCAAAGGCCAGATTATCGCTCATGCGCAGGGCCGGCTCCGAGATTTGCGCGCTCAGGGTGGTGCGACCTGTCTCCTGCGCATTGATCGAGAAATGCTTGACGGTCGAAACGACGTGAACGGACTGTACGCCCCGGATCAGGCCCGCCCCCATCTCGGCCGCCAGCAACGGGTCTTCCCCCGTATATTCAAAATTACGCCCGTTGCGCGGCTCCCGCAGCAGATTAATGCCGCCAGCCAGCATGATGTTGAAACCCGACAGGCGCGCCTCGGTGCCGATCATGCGGCCGCCGGCCTCGGTGACCTGCGGGTCCCACGAGGCGGCCGTCGCCAGAGAGGACGGCAGGGAGGTGCGTGGCATAAGGTGATTGCGCACCCCCATCGAGGCATCGGTCTGAAACTGTGCCGGTATCCCCAGACGCGGGATGCCCGGAATATAGCCCGCCGACCCCGGTATGACGTTCGCCACCACTTCTTTGGTGTTGAGGCCCGGAATGACGGAAGGGTCGAACTGGGTCAGCTGATCGCCAGAGGCGTAGCCGAAGACCAGAAGCCGCTTTTCCTCCGCCGTCATCTGCGCCAGCAACATGGCGACGCGCTGATCGGTGCTGAGCGTCCGGTCCATCCACGGCGCAACCGCCTCG encodes the following:
- a CDS encoding sensor histidine kinase; this translates as MVSEPRLRQGLALLALALSAAFVGDAVNRALWANAALGALVCLILFAYLMSGDRAAAAASPPSAPTGHSDPVHVFLDQIPLPLISLAPGGMPQAVNRAARALFETDDAIVRGREALLSALTPPNEPRLDLFGRRYALTLNEVQTEDGAFRLATLTDVQSEIYRVEAATLRDTLQVLGHEIMNSLTPISSLADIARDYLSPMSGEAADHARDALTTLSRRSASLTRFIDAYRALARLPAPQLQPVHPGRLVEDVLSFFTRNPAMADIRFDLEIETGVPWVALDEAQVGQALINIITNAVEATESNTGLRQVSLQVSHTPHDVVIRIADNGEGIAESVRAGLFMTFTTTKPHGSGTGLNLARQIALAHGGNLGLLDEPSASTVFAFTFPVTG
- a CDS encoding ABC transporter ATP-binding protein — its product is MPLIQLSHIHHTYAENARPVNALRGVSLDIEAGEFVAIVGPSGSGKSTLLNIIGTLESPSQGEYRFDGQSVAEMSGRERAQLRASRIGFVFQNFNLIDHLTVFENIRLGLRYRRDHLKNENERILSAMDKVGLAHRADHLPRELSGGQQQRCAIARAIVGDPQIVLADEPTGSLDSQNAAQVLGILAELNSRGTTLVIVTHAPRQADRAGRVVEMHDGSIHLSTRRLA
- a CDS encoding ABC transporter permease — encoded protein: MRQAQRDFGYVLRSVTRRWGVYALMIAGTGLALTLTLIVGLFIRSELSFDRFIGDSDRVYLVSALYGLENKPLVGSDITPAGVARWMRADMPEARQVTRLSPVEWSFTTPRRIARERFFWAEPNLFEVLNLPVVVGDVKTALREPGSVVLTQRLASAYFGTQNPLGQTLTTRYNLKLRVTAVLKDFPANTHMDREVFVAAATPYSVLSLHDANPSYLWGICYTYVKMAPGVRPETAAPTLRQLTHQNWQGPNNIPVSYELIALKDLHLHERGDLQMKARGHVDTLAALSLVAAVILLIACANYAGLVLAETDERGAEMALLSALGAGRAQLLATVLRESLIVHLISLLVALALTERLLPYLNHSLNLDLKLWTSPLILIAIMALITTALAVLSALLPAIIVTAPSAVRRARLRTRPPQRWRGWIIAQFTLVISLLIAAQVVSRQWDYALYNAPGFDGDHLYIVPLNDNPWINRAFLNDIEQMEGVAGVAQAFGAPTSNFVRPALVKGKDGRVLSFTRNSVSPDFFDVYGIKLSAGRGLGGTFTEVVAPKEVLINQTAVPALGFASAQEALGQTLEYETDRTHMRSRIIGVVPDIRFSTVHYAVPPMMFDGFDRFFTHFSIRVKPEGEAETLRQIDQVWLRHTVGTEPIARQAFRDYLTSQYHDLHQQVAVSRLVAAAAIVLSALGLMGLCVFLTRHQNRELAIRKALGAHFGDLLRQRLRPFWLPLLIANIAAWPLAGFVLQKWLGTFAAHVPLTPLPFVLASLATSACAGGAILLHAVWSNRSVRTSLLRQDA
- a CDS encoding beta-glucosidase, whose translation is MSLQPLRAALLLSASLLAASPLMVVAQNAYAEAVAPWMDRTLSTDQRVAMLLAQMTAEEKRLLVFGYASGDQLTQFDPSVIPGLNTKEVVANVIPGSAGYIPGIPRLGIPAQFQTDASMGVRNHLMPRTSLPSSLATAASWDPQVTEAGGRMIGTEARLSGFNIMLAGGINLLREPRNGRNFEYTGEDPLLAAEMGAGLIRGVQSVHVVSTVKHFSINAQETGRTTLSAQISEPALRMSDNLAFELAIERSSPGSVMCSYNKINDVHACENEALLTDTLKRDWGYKGYVMSDWGAVHSTVQAANAGLDQQSGFPFDKQAYFGEGLKRALLDGSVPASRLDDMVRRILWALIDKGVMANPVAKGEIDFEAHHRVAQTAAEDSLVLLKNDKALLPLSGRKQILLVGSYADKGVLAGGGSSSVSPVGGNAVTGLEPKGWPGPVVWQPSSPLKALQAQLPKARISYLSGDDLNAAARAARSADVVIVFVHQWAGEGFDVSLDLNGQQDELVRAVAKANPNTVVVVESGGPVFMPWKDEVRAILSAFYPGARGGAAIARVLSGKVNPSGHLPLTFPASEAQFVHQDLPGGDLPPNSSFTVRYTEGAAVGYKWFDLKGYTPLFAFGQGLSYTTFRMDGLKAQAVAGAGERLAIDFTLSNTGAREGKAVGQVYVAAPKSAGWEAPRRLVGFRKLSLSKGQSQTVSLTVDPRLLAVYDEATSEWVIAPGTYEVQLGAASDDIRTRVKVTLAGQRFAARQVKAVP